A region from the Lutra lutra chromosome 1, mLutLut1.2, whole genome shotgun sequence genome encodes:
- the OLIG1 gene encoding oligodendrocyte transcription factor 1, whose amino-acid sequence MYYALSQARVNAAPATMLRPQRPGDVQLGASLYELVGYRQPPSSSSSSTSSSSTATPLLPKAAREKPEAPAEPLGAGAGPGAHAGGGSRADAKEEHQQQLRRKINSRERKRMQDLNLAMDALREVILPYSAAHCQGAPGRKLSKIATLLLARNYILLLGSSLQELRRALGEGAGPAAPRLLLAGLPLLAAAPGSVLLAPGAVGPPDALRPAKYLSLALDEPPCGQFALPGGGAGGGAGGPGLCTCAVCKFPHLVPAGLGLAAVQAQFSK is encoded by the coding sequence ATGTACTATGCGCTTTCCCAGGCGCGCGTGAACGCGGCCCCCGCGACCATGCTGCGGCCACAGCGGCCCGGAGACGTGCAGCTCGGGGCCTCCCTGTACGAGTTGGTGGGCTACCGGCAgccgccctcctcctcctcctcctccacgtCCTCCTCCTCCACGGcgacccccctcctccccaaggcGGCGCGCGAGAAGCCCGAGGCGCCTGCCGAGCCGCTGGGCGCGGGAGCGGGGCCCGGCGCGCACGCGGGCGGCGGCTCCCGGGCGGACGCCAAAGAGGAGCATCAACAGCAGCTGCGGCGCAAGATCAACAGCCGCGAGCGGAAGCGCATGCAGGACCTGAACCTGGCCATGGACGCGCTGCGCGAGGTCATCCTGCCCTACTCGGCGGCTCACTGCCAGGGCGCGCCCGGCCGCAAGCTCTCCAAGATCGCCACGCTGCTGCTCGCCCGCAACTACATCCTGCTGCTGGGCAGCTCGCTGCAGGAGCTGCGCCGCGCGCTGGGCGAGGGCGCGGGACCTGCGGCGCCGCGCCTGCTGCTGGCCGGCCTGCCCCTGCTGGCTGCCGCGCCCGGCTCCGTGCTGCTGGCGCCTGGCGCCGTGGGGCCTCCCGACGCGCTGCGCCCCGCCAAGTACCTGTCGCTGGCGCTCGACGAGCCGCCGTGCGGCCAGTTCGCGCTCcccggcggcggcgcgggcggcggcgcgggcggcccGGGCCTCTGTACCTGCGCGGTCTGCAAGTTCCCGCACCTCGTCCCCGCCGGCTTGGGCCTGGCCGCGGTGCAGGCGCAGTTTTCCAAGTGA